CGTTCTTCTTCTGAATCGTCCTCGGTATTTTTGACGATCAATACTTCGTCGCTTTCCTGTATCTCCATGCCGCTTTCCAGCTCCAGTATCTCCGCGGCAGAGACATTAGGCCTGACCTCGATAATATACGCCTCGGCTATCTTTTCGCCTTCTCTGTGTACTATCAGGCCGTCCCCGATTTCCACGCCTTCTTCTTCACCCGACCCAATCACAAAGAAATCCTGATCAGGATTCGCAATAAGAACGCTGGAATTTATCTCTATCTCTTCGGAGAAACTAGATACCTGGCATGCAAACAGTAATAATAAAAAAACGTATAAAATTTTTCTCATCTTAGTTGTATTTTAATACAAATCTAAAAAGAAAACAAGAAGAATTTTTATAAAAGGAAGGAAAAGTTTAGCGGATAGTATATCTGCAGCCTTTGTCAAACGCGTCTTTGAAATCAAACCTGTCGACAAAGTCTTTTTTTGTGTCTTTTTCTGTCTTGCCCAGCACTCCTACGTCAATCATGGTAAATACTATCTCTCCGAAGTCATCAGTTTTTTTAACGCCCCAGTGCTCCAGGACAAGCCTAGCCATGGGCCCAAATTCTTCAAGGGCATATTCCTTGATCCCTTCCAGAAGCTCTCCCCCCGATATATGACCTTTTCTCCCCAGTTTTTTTGTTGTAACCCCAAGCGCGGCCATTACAAAGGAATATGCCTCAGGGTCGTATCTTTTGTCTTTATCGAATACGCTCAGCAAGGCTACTACCTTATTCATGTTGTACGATTGTTTTCTTTGAGACATAGTGTTAAAAAGTATACATGCTGATTCCTGTTTTGTCAAGGGGCGGGAGTTATCGGGTAAAAGGCCTTGGAATTTTACGCGAAATCTATGCTTATCTGTGTATTAGTGAGTAAGGTGGGCTAACTTAAAGGTAATAGCGGGCCTAAAAATCGCGCGCCTACTGAAAAGCGTTCCGAGTGGGGGTATTTTGAAACCCATACTACCTCTCCTGCTGCTTTTATGAAGTCGCGGCTTTCAGGGTGCTGAGTTTCAAAAATAAGCTGAGTTGATATCGGGAAAAATTCGTTTGAGACAAAGCCGATCCCTGTCTCGCTTATGTCTCTGCCAAGGGTGCTTGAAAACGCCTGGCCGCCTTTTTGCTGATAGCGCACAGGTGTTGGAAAAGCAGATCTTTTAGCTATCCTTCGTTCACCGCTCATGTTATTATTTTAATACAAAATCTACGTTTTGTCAAAAGATTAATTATTACCAAGGATCTTTTCTACCACATCATTTATGCGCATAGCGTCTTTTCTTGTCATGTTAGTAAACTCTAAGCCGGTATCGTATAGTTTATTAGTATCTGTTTTCTTGGTCACTACCCACACAATGGCGCCGTCACATTTTATCGGAGGCTGGTTGTCCAGAAGGTCAAGCTGTATCTCTACCGGAGCAAATATCCCCATGTCCTTTGGCAGCATAACACATATACCGCCCATCCCTATGTTCTCGGTCGTGGCAGATACGGTATCATCATGGTCCTTTCTCTTTACTGAGATGATACAAGGATAATTTGCTCTTGGAAATTTTCTTCTGTTTATCCCACTCCACATAGTGCCCCTCCTTATTAATTAAATGAGCACATAACTTACGCGACTGCAAGGAGCGTAAGTTACAAGTGCGAATTTATCCTGAGTCCGCCTGAGGCGGACGAAGGATCTCAATGAGATTGCTTCGCCGCACTTCGTGCACCTCGCAATGACAGCCTTTTTGTTATAAGTATTATAAGCTACATCTTAATTTAATTCAAGAATATTTTTCCTTTGATAGTTAGCTGTAAAGGTGCTATAATTTTCATGATATGTATCTTGAATTTTATGGACTAAAAGAAAAGCCGTTCAGTGTCACGTCCGATCCCAACTTTCTGTATCTCAGCAGGAAGCACAGAGAGGCTATCTCTCACATGCAGTACGGTATTGAGGAGCGCATGGGCTTTATGGAAATAACCGGCGAGATCGGCACGGGCAAGACCACCATATCCAAGGCGCTTCTAAACACCCTCGACGAACACACTAAGACCGCCTTTATACTTAATTCCAATCTCTCTGAGATACAGCTCCTTGAGGCCATTGTCACGGATTTCGGGATCAAGCTTAAAAATAAGAACAAGATAACGATGCTCAACGAGCTTAACAGGTTTTTGCTTGAGCAGCTCAGGTGCAATAACAATACCGTGCTTATCATCGACGAGGCGCAGAACCTGAAGTCCTCTCTCCTGGAACAGATAAGGCTCCTCTCTAACCTGGAGACGGAAAAGGAAAAACTGCTCCAGATAATCCTTGTGGGGCAGCCCGAGCTCAAGGAAAAGCTAGCGTCGAGAGAACTGG
The Candidatus Omnitrophota bacterium genome window above contains:
- a CDS encoding PilZ domain-containing protein; amino-acid sequence: MWSGINRRKFPRANYPCIISVKRKDHDDTVSATTENIGMGGICVMLPKDMGIFAPVEIQLDLLDNQPPIKCDGAIVWVVTKKTDTNKLYDTGLEFTNMTRKDAMRINDVVEKILGNN
- a CDS encoding AAA family ATPase — encoded protein: MYLEFYGLKEKPFSVTSDPNFLYLSRKHREAISHMQYGIEERMGFMEITGEIGTGKTTISKALLNTLDEHTKTAFILNSNLSEIQLLEAIVTDFGIKLKNKNKITMLNELNRFLLEQLRCNNNTVLIIDEAQNLKSSLLEQIRLLSNLETEKEKLLQIILVGQPELKEKLASRELAQLRQRIAIRYHILPLDRDEVEAYIYHRLNVAGSNGKKFFTEGAVNEVYRFSNGIPRLVNIVCDKALLAGFASNKKNIDKVMIKKCGKEIEGVFE
- a CDS encoding PilZ domain-containing protein is translated as MSGERRIAKRSAFPTPVRYQQKGGQAFSSTLGRDISETGIGFVSNEFFPISTQLIFETQHPESRDFIKAAGEVVWVSKYPHSERFSVGARFLGPLLPLS